Proteins encoded together in one Lathyrus oleraceus cultivar Zhongwan6 chromosome 5, CAAS_Psat_ZW6_1.0, whole genome shotgun sequence window:
- the LOC127080555 gene encoding putative disease resistance RPP13-like protein 1 — protein sequence MAATMIGGAFLSATVEILLEKLASTEFLDYITNTKLNVSLLRKLQTTLLTLAAVLDDAEERQINNLAVKKWLDDLKDVVLDAEDLVNQISYDSLRCKMENRQAGNRTNQVWNLFSSPFKNLYRDINSQLKIMCQTLEPFAQHKDTLGLQTKSARVSRRPPSSSGVNESVMVGRNDEKDTIINMLVSDCGISKNNNLGVVAILGMGGLGKTALAQLVYNNEKVEQHFDFKVWVCVSEDFDVLRVTKSLLESVVRNTTSAASKVWESDNLDILRVELNKNTRKKRFLIVLDDLWNDNYNDWDELVSPLIEGKPGSSVIITTRQQKVADMAKTFPVYKLDPLSHEDCWSILSKHALGSHEYHANKNTALEEIGRKIARKCGGLPLAAKTMGGLLRSRVDPMTWTDILNSNVWNLANDNIIPALHLSYQYLPSHLKRCFAYCSIFPKDYPLDRKKLVLLWMAEGFLDYSHEGKLVEDVGDDCFAELLSRSLIQQSNDGARGKLFFMHDLINDLATAVSGRICCRSECGDISEKVRHLSYIQDEYDIFTKFRPFYNFKCLRSFLPITFWRSYSYLSIKVVDDLLPLFKRLRVLSLSKYVNITNLPDSIGNLVQLRYLDLSLTNIKSLPDTICNLYNLQTLILLDCECLTELPLHMENLISLRHLDISGTDIKELPMEIGGLENLQTLTVFLVGKRQEGLSIKALRKFPNQQGKLTIKNLYNVVDAKEAEDANLKSKEKIENLELIWGKQSEDSVKVKVVLDMLQPPINLKSLKIDLYGGTSFPSWLGNSLFSNMVSLDIHNCEYCMTLPALGQLPSLKKLSISNLFSLETIGSEFYCVEEGECSNSTFQPFPSLEHLKFHNMPNLKDWIPFESINFAFPQLRIMKLHDCPELRGDLPSHLSCLEEIEIRSCYKLLETLHSLNWLSAIKKLRIEGDLRRESPLQPAAAESYPMFISKMIMSSISLTRLHLWNIPSLTAFPINGLPHSLQSLHIYRCRNLSFMPFETFQNYTSLVDLYMRHSCDSLTSFPLDGFPVLQEIIIYGGRSMNSIFISESPSRMQSSLRSLRITCRESLKVNLRLDTLTNLEHLSLHCLGKLSFHEGVCLPPKLQSIKISFRGTKPHVKEWGLQDLTALSGLSIQEKGEMVNNLTMDLLLPISLVYLTVGDNLSFDLNGLRHLSSLENLKFLFCGHLKSLPENCLPSSLKSLEFYYCEQLESLPEDGLPTSLNVLTITGCPLLEERYKRNENWSKISHIPVIVITEEVTI from the coding sequence ATGGCTGCAACTATGATAGGAGGTGCTTTTCTCTCTGCAACTGTTGAAATCTTACTTGAGAAACTTGCCTCAACAGAGTTTCTTGATTACATCACAAACACCAAGCTCAATGTCTCCCTCTTGAGAAAGTTACAAACAACCCTGCTCACTCTTGCGGCCGTGCTGGATGATGCAGAAGAGAGGCAGATCAACAATCTTGCTGTCAAAAAATGGCTAGATGACTTGAAAGATGTTGTCTTAGATGCTGAGGATTTGGTCAATCAAATAAGTTATGATTCCCTTCGGTGCAAGATGGAGAATAGACAAGCTGGAAACAGAACTAATCAGGTGTGGAATTTATTTTCATCTCCTTTCAAAAACTTGTATAGAGATATCAATTCCCAATTGAAGATCATGTGTCAAACCCTTGAACCTTTTGCACAACATAAAGATACCCTTGGATTGCAAACAAAAAGCGCAAGAGTTTCTCGAAGACCACCTTCAAGTTCAGGGGTTAATGAATCTGTCATGGTCGGTAGGAACGATGAAAAAGATACAATCATCAATATGCTTGTATCAGACTGTGGCATCAGCAAAAATAATAACTTAGGTGTTGTTGCAATTTTGGGTATGGGAGGTCTCGGAAAAACGGCCCTCGCCCAACTGGTTTACAACAACGAAAAAGTTGAACAACATTTTGATTTCAAAGTCTGGGTTTGTGTATCCGAGGACTTTGATGTTTTGAGAGTAACCAAGTCTCTCCTTGAATCTGTTGTTAGAAATACAACATCCGCAGCTTCAAAGGTATGGGAAAGTGATAACCTTGATATTCTTCGAGTTGAATTAAATAAAAACACGAGGAAGAAAAGATTTTTGATTGTGTTGGATGATCTGTGGAATGACAATTACAATGACTGGGATGAGCTAGTAAGTCCCCTCATTGAGGGAAAACCTGGAAGTTCAGTGATTATAACAACGCGCCAACAAAAAGTTGCAGATATGGCGAAGACATTTCCTGTTTATAAATTAGACCCTCTGTCACATGAAGACTGTTGGTCTATCCTCTCAAAACATGCATTGGGAAGTCATGAATATCACGCCAATAAAAACACAGCGCTTGAAGAGATTGGTAGGAAGATTGCAAGAAAGTGTGGCGGATTGCCATTAGCTGCTAAAACAATGGGAGGACTTCTACGTTCAAGGGTAGACCCAATGACATGGACTGATATTTTGAACAGCAATGTATGGAACTTAGCAAATGATAATATTATACCTGCTTTGCATTTGAGTTACCAATATCTTCCCTCTCATTTGAAAAGATGTTTTGCGTATTGTTCAATTTTTCCAAAAGATTATCCACTCGATAGGAAGAAATTGGTTTTGCTGTGGATGGCAGAGGGCTTCCTTGATTATTCTCATGAGGGAAAGTTGGTAGAGGATGTAGGTGATGATTGCTTTGCTGAACTGCTGTCTAGGTCCTTAATTCAACAATCAAACGATGGTGCTCGTGGAAAATTGTTTTTCATGCATGATCTTATCAACGACTTAGCTACAGCCGTGTCTGGAAGAATTTGTTGTCGGTCTGAATGTGGTGACATCTCTGAAAAGGTTCGTCATTTATCATATATTCAAGACGAGTATGATATTTTCACGAAGTTTAGGCCTTTCTACAATTTTAAATGCTTGCGAAGCTTCCTACCCATTACTTTCTGGAGGTCATATAGTTACTTATCTATCAAGGTGGTTGATGATTTGCTACCATTATTCAAAAGGTTGCGCGTGTTGTCACTATCAAAGTATGTAAACATCACCAACCTACCGGATTCAATCGGAAATTTGGTGCAATTGCGGTATCTAGATTTGTCCTTGACTAACATCAAAAGTTTGCCTGATACAATATGTAACCTTTATAATTTGCAGACATTGATTTTATTAGATTGCGAGTGTCTCACTGAATTGCCACTCCACATGGAAAACTTAATTAGTTTACGTCACCTTGATATAAGTGGGACTGACATAAAAGAGTTGCCTATGGAAATTGGTGGACTAGAAAACCTCCAAACTTTGACTGTTTTTTTAGTGGGTAAACGACAGGAAGGGTTAAGTATCAAAGCGCTAAGGAAATTCCCAAACCAACAAGGGAAACTTACCATAAAAAACCTATACAATGTCGTTGATGCAAAAGAGGCCGAAGATGCCAACCTGAAAAGCAAAGAGAAAATTGAGAATTTAGAGTTGATATGGGGAAAACAAAGTGAAGATTCAGTAAAAGTGAAAGTTGTGCTTGATATGTTGCAACCACCAATAAACTTGAAGAGCCTTAAAATTGACTTGTATGGTGGGACAAGTTTTCCGAGTTGGTTGGGAAATTCTTTGTTCTCTAACATGGTGTCCCTTGACATTCATAACTGTGAATACTGCATGACACTTCCAGCGCTAGGCCAACTACCTTCTCTCAAGAAGCTGAGTATATCGAATTTGTTTTCATTGGAGACAATTGGCTCAGAATTCTATTGTGTTGAAGAAGGAGAATGTTCCAATTCTACCTTCCAACCATTTCCTTCCCTTGAGCATTTGAAATTTCACAACATGCCAAATTTGAAGGATTGGATTCCCTTTGAAAGTATAAATTTTGCATTTCCCCAACTTAGAATTATGAAGTTACATGATTGTCCTGAACTAAGGGGAGATTTGCCTAGCCACCTTTCTTGCTTGGAGGAAATTGAAATAAGAAGTTGTTATAAGCTATTGGAAACACTCCATAGTTTGAATTGGCTATCGGCAATCAAAAAACTAAGAATTGAAGGAGACTTAAGGAGAGAATCTCCCTTGCAACCTGCAGCTGCTGAAAGTTACCCAATGTTTATTTCTAAAATGATCATGAGTAGTATTTCTCTTACTCGTTTGCATCTCTGGAATATTCCGTCTCTCACTGCATTTCCCATAAATGGTCTACCCCATTCACTGCAGTCACTTCATATTTATAGGTGTAGGAATTTGTCCTTCATGCCTTTCGAAACATTTCAAAATTACACATCACTTGTGGATCTTTATATGCGGCATAGCTGTGATTCACTTACATCATTTCCACTTGATGGTTTCCCTGTGCTCCAAGAAATTATCATTTACGGTGGAAGGAGTATGAATTCCATTTTTATTTCAGAAAGTCCTTCACGTATGCAGTCAAGCCTCCGATCACTTCGTATTACATGCAGGGAGTCACTTAAAGTCAATCTTAGGTTGGACACGCTCACCAATCTTGAACATCTGAGTCTTCACTGTCTTGGAAAGTTGTCATTTCATGAAGGAGTTTGTCTGCCCCCCAAATTACAATCAATTAAGATTTCTTTTCGAGGAACAAAGCCGCATGTAAAGGAATGGGGTCTCCAAGACCTAACCGCTCTTTCAGGCTTGAGCATTCAAGAAAAGGGTGAAATGGTTAACAACTTGACAATGGATCTGTTGCTCCCCATCTCCCTTGTGTATCTCACTGTCGGTGATAATCTTTCTTTTGATCTAAATGGGCTTCGACATCTCTCCTCTCTCGAAAATCTCAAATTTCTTTTTTGTGGACATCTCAAGTCTTTGCCAGAAAACTGTCTTCCTTCCTCACTGAAATCACTTGAATTTTATTATTGTGAACAACTAGAGTCATTACCAGAAGACGGACTTCCTACCTCTCTTAATGTACTGACCATCACGGGATGCCCTTTGTTAGAAGAAAGGTATAAAAGGAATGAAAATTGGTCCAAAATTTCTCACATTCCTGTCATAGTTATAACTGAGGAAGTCACAATATGA